From the Desulfallas thermosapovorans DSM 6562 genome, the window TACCTTTGCCGGTGAAACATTTAAGTTTAACGCGGTTAAACCCTTCATTGCCGGTATATTGGTGGCGATATTATCCGCAGCGCTGGGGGTGGGCGGTGGTTTCTTATTGGTGCCCTTTCTGAGCAGTATGCTTGGGTTTCCCATGTTCATCGTGGCGGGCACTTCGGTGTTATCGGTATTAATCACTTCAGCCACCAGCATTATGAACTATATTCGCATGGGCAGCAGCCTGGATTTTATGCTGCTTTCCTTTGAAGTTGTTGGTGTGATAATTGGTTCCTACCTTGGCCCGACGCTGTCCAAATACATCAAAGGCCAGTATCTAAAAATATTTCTCGCTGTAATACTGACTTATATTGGTACAGGTTATATCCTGGCTACCTTTGGTATCAAGATCATCTAAAGCTTTGAAAAAAACTACACCCGGTACAGAACCGCTTCGATGGTTTTAGGACCGGGTGTTTTCTTCGGGCTTATAGCCGCAGCGTGGCTGTTAGGCGTTTGGGGTGTAAAAGCAACTCCAGGCCGTCGTTGATATCCTTTACCACCACATTGGCATGTTGCAGCGTACTTACAGCGGCTCCCTCGGGGCCTAGTATGACTATACCCAGGGCGGCCGTGGCCAGCATAAGCCTGTCGTTTGCACCATTACCCACAGCTGCTACGTTTTCCGCCCCTAGTTTTTCCACGTAGGCCTTTTTTTCCTCCGAGCCCACCGCTTGGTTAAGAATGTGCAGCGTACTATTGATAATCCGGCATTCACCGGCACATTTGCCGAAGGTATCTGCGGTTAATATGTGTACTTCAATACTTTCACTCAACAAATTAAGCCTTTCAGCAACGCCGGGCAGCAGTATACCGTCCTTGGCCAGGGTGCCGTTGTAATCCAGCACAATGTGTTTTAGTTGTAGCGGTTCTCTGCCGGGTATATCAATTTGTATCATAAATACCACCCTTTACGAAAACAATATTCTTGGTTCATATTAGCACTGGCACGTGGTGAAAACAATGGGCAAGGGTGTGCACTTTCGCACTTCACGTTATGAGGACAAAATGGAGAAAATTTTACTTGACAGGGGGAAAGTGCATGGATAGTGATATACATCAAGAGGCTATTAGTGAATGGACTAAGCGTGATGAACTATATAAGGAACTTTCGATAGGTTATCACGGGGTACCGGAAATCAGACATGCTGAAAAAGTTCATTATTTGGGTGAATTCAGGGAAAGGGTTATCCGTTTGCTTACCAAAGCACAGGTTGCCGAGCCCGCCGTATATCCGGAAATAGTGGAATCTTTAAAAGACCGGCGGGCCACCAAAGTAGTCGCCAGCGGCGATATCAATGACCACGCGGTGGAAAAATACCGGCTTTTGGCCGGCAAAATGGGCAAAGCTTTTACAGTAGTCCACGACCCGGCACTGCAGGGGAATGCCGGGTTGGTGGTGGTGAGTAATGATGCTGTGGATATCGAAGATATAGAAGTGCCCGACAGGAAGACAAGGCTTGCCGGGCTGGGGATACCGTTCTCCTTGGCAAATGCCGCCGGTAAAAAGGTATGCGACAAGTGCTACAAAAAAATCACCGGTGCAAGCCCGGAGGAGGCAGTTAACTACAGTGTACTCACCTTGACAGACCGCTTCTGGGGCGACCATTGCGCTGCCTGTGCTAAAAACCATTAGTGAAGCACGGGGGCGGTTCTCCTGCTTCCAACAGGAAGCGGGAGAACCGCCCCCGTGCTCCCTGCTGCTTTCCCATAGTTTTTTATCCTACAGCGCTGTCATTTTGGGCTGCCAAAGCTGCGCCCAGCGCCCCCACCAGTTGGGGGTCGGGAGGAATTAGCACCTCTGTACCCAGTTTCTCCTCCAGCAGAGTTATAATACAGCCGTTGTTGGCCACCCCGCCGGTGAACACCAGCGGGGGATTAAAGCCAATCCTGCGCAGCATGCCCGCTGTTCTTTCCACCACCGAAGCGTGCAGTGCCCGGGCAATGTCCTCCCGGGGGATTCCCCGGTGCAGCAGTGATACCGCCTCGGATTCGGCAAACACGGTACACATGTTGCTGATTTTAATACCATTGTCACCCGCCAGTGCCGCTGCGTTAAAGTCCTCAATGCCCGGGTAGCCCAGAGCTGCCGCCATGACCTCCAAAAATTTTCCCGTACCGGCGGAACACCGGTCATTCATTTGAAAATCAATCACAGCGCCGTGCTCATTCAGCAGGATAACCTTGGTGTCCTGGCCGCCAATGTCCAGTATGGTACGCGCACTGGGAAAAATATGCACTGCTCCCATGGCGTGGGCTTTAATTTCCGTGACCACCCGGTGAGCAAATGCGGAGCGGGCGGCATGCCTGCCGTAGCCCGTGGCCACTATCCGGTTATATTTACCTGTAAGCAGATTTTTGGCTGTGTTCAGGGGTTCAAATCCGGTGTCCGCAATACTGGAGTAAGTTACCTGGCCGCCGGATACCACCACAAAACCTATGGTTCGGGATCCGATATCTATTCCAGCGTACAATACCAACTACCGCCTTTCAGTTATCCAAGCATCTCGATAAAAGCCTCCACCCGAGTTTTGAGCTGGCCGGAATCCTCCTGGTCATAGCCTGTCTCAATTTTTAACAGTGGTATGTTATGCTGCTTGAGGGTTTTTTCCACCCGGTTGGCCTCCACGGCATAGGGATCGCAGAAGGATAGTGCACAGTGGATAACCCCGTCGGCGTGGTAATCTTCAACCAGCTGAAGCAGTCTATCCATGCGTCCGGTGTTGGGGGTGAATACCGCGCAGTTGATGCCCAGGTACCTGGCGGCCAGGTTTTCCAACAAGCCATCCTTGGTCTGCCCATCCTCGGCCACTTCATTTTCAAAATAACGCAGGCCGGTGCACAACTCTTCCGCCACTATTACCGCGCCGCTGCTTTCAATGATGTGGGGCACCTTCCAGTTGGGGATGGCCATGGGCGTGCCGGTGACAATCACCCGGGGAGTCTTGCGGGGAAAAACCCCTTGGCCGGCTTTTATTTTTTCCTCCAGTTCGTCGCACAGAGCGTTGACCTTGGCAGTAAACCTGGCCACATCGTCATACATGGCTATTTGTTCAATGAGCAGGCTGTCTTTGCCGCTGATGGGTGCCGGGTCTTGTTTGCGCAGTTCGGCCAGGCGCTGCAGAGCCCGCCGTTTATTGTTGACTTCTTGGACAGCTTTGGCCAAATTATCCGCTGTTATTGTGTGGCCGGTGGCTTTCTCCACTACCCGGGCGAAATCCCGCACCTCCTCCAGCCATAGCCGACGGTCCCGGTTTTTCTTCATGTGTGGTGTTTCCATCACGTGGACCGGAATGTAGTCATTTAGTATTTCAAAGGCTTTCTTTTTACCGTCGCAGGTGGTTTCACCCACCACTATATCGCAGGATTCAAAATAGGGACAAACTTTACCCAGCTTAAAGCCCATGAATGATTTAATCAACGGGCAGATATTACGCGGCAGTACTTTTTCCGTTTCGGCCGTGCCTATTTCCACGCCGGAGCAAAGACCAATACAGATACCACCGGCCGCCCGTACAATTTCTTCGGGAACAAACACGCAAAAGGCACCGATAACTTTGCCGCCTGCCTTTTTGTGCTCTTGCAGTTCCTGGATCCTTAAACCGTGTATTTCATTAACCACAAAATCAAAGTATTCCATACCCTGCGGCCTGTTGGCCTGCGTCAGGTAAACATCGTGATAGGTGGGCGGCAACACTTGCAACAACTGGTCGTGGGCCTCCATGTTCAATCCCAGCGTGCGCCACATCTCTTGATAGTTGTTCATTTAATTAATCTCCCTTTCCAAGCAAATCTACTTGGAATATTATAAATAAGATATTTTTGTTGCTCAAATAAAATATTTTTATATAAATGTCGGAAGTTATAAATTACTCTTTTTATAGGAGCGGAGGGCGCCTTGTTGTTCTTGCGCCGGCCTGTTTTTCTTTATTATTGGTAAATACCGTGTGCATTTTATTTTAAAGCACCGAATAATAAAAAATTTTTGTGCTGAAAGATCTATCCATAAATAAATTAAATGCTGGGGATAAAGGGTTTTTATGCTCTTTGCCGAATTAGATTGACCGGGGAGAATGGATCTGGTGGTCCCCGCGGGCTGCAAACCCGTTGGCCTGCCTGCGATCCAGGCGGGAGTCCGGTTCGATTCCGACTTCTCCCCTCCAAATATGTTTAAGGGGGAGGTATTATTGAATAAGCAGCGGCTGTTGATTATTGCCGCCGGGGGAGTGCTGGGGTTGCTGGCGGTGATATTGGTCAAAATGGGTAACCCGGCCAACATGGGGTATTGTATCGCCTGCTTTTTGCGGGATACGACCGGCGGCCTGGGGTTGCACCGGGCTGCGCCGGTACAGTACATAAGACCCGAAATTATCGGCCTGGTGCTGGGCGCTTTTATTGCTTCCCAGGCTACCAGGGAGTTTAGAGCCGTTGGCGGTTCCAGTTCCTTTACACGTTTTACCCTGGGCTTTTTTGCCATGATGGGCATGCTGGTGTTTCTAGGCTGCCCCGTACGGGCTGTTTTGCGGCTGGCCGGGGGAGACCTAAACGCCGGAGTGGGTCTGGCCGGTCTGGTGGCCGGGGTAGCTGTGGGGGTATGGTTTCTTAAATCCGGATTCACCCTGGGCCGGGCTGTTCCCCAGCCGAAAAGCAATGGCTACCTTTTTTCGGCATTTATGGCGGTATTATTTATTCTTTTACTGGCTAAACCCGCATTTTTATTTTTTAGTGAGCAAGGGCCCGGTTCCATGCATGCGCCTGTTTGGATAGCGCTGGTGGCCGGCCTGGCTGTGGGGGCTCTGGCCCAGCGTTCCCGGTTGTGCATGGTGGGCGGTATCAGGGATTTTATTATTCTGCGGGATGGACATTTATTGTATGGCTTTATCACTATATTTGTGGTGGCCCTGGCCGGAAACCTGGCTGTAGGGGCATTTAATATCGGATTTACCGGCCAGCCGGTGGCCCATACCGATGGCCTGTGGAACTTTTTGGGCATGGCGTTGGCCGGTTGGGCGGCGGTGCTGTTGGGCGGTTGCCCGCTACGGCAATTGGTGGCCGCAGCCGAAGGAAACACCGATTGTGCCGTCACTATCATAGGGCTCATGGCCGGAGCGGCCGTATCCCATAACTTTGGTCTTGCCGCCAGCCCCGACGGGGTGCCCCTGGCCGGTCAAATAGCGGTAATTTTGGGCCTGCTGGTTGTATTCGCCATAGGAATGGTGAATCGACCGGCGGTGGTGACAGGAGGTGTTAGCTTTGGAAAGGGAAGTTGACGCCCGGGGATTGCTGTGCCCTGAACCCGTGCTGCTGACCAAACGGGTATTGGATAACATGAACACCGGTACTGTACGTGTGCTGGTCAGCAACGCCGCAGCCCGGGAAAATGTATCCCGCCTGGCCGAAAATAAAGGGTGGCGGGTTGATGTATCTAATCAAGGTGATGATATATTGTTGACCTTGACTAAGTAGTTTAAAGGAACACGGTGAGAAGTGCGGGGACGGTTCCCTTGCTATCTTCGGGAAGCAAGGGAACCGTCCCCGCGCTCACGCCTTTGTCCCGGCGTGCTTCTTTATTTTAATTCCCGGGCGGCGGCCAAAATTTGCCGGGCGCGGTTAGCTATGGGGTATTCCACCATTTTGCCGTCCAGCTGGATAACGCCGGTACCTTTGGCCTCGGCTTCATCAAAGGCGGCCACGATTTTTTCCGCGGCAGCAACTTCCTCCGGGGTGGGGCTG encodes:
- a CDS encoding HAD family hydrolase, giving the protein MIQIDIPGREPLQLKHIVLDYNGTLAKDGILLPGVAERLNLLSESIEVHILTADTFGKCAGECRIINSTLHILNQAVGSEEKKAYVEKLGAENVAAVGNGANDRLMLATAALGIVILGPEGAAVSTLQHANVVVKDINDGLELLLHPKRLTATLRL
- a CDS encoding YueI family protein → MDSDIHQEAISEWTKRDELYKELSIGYHGVPEIRHAEKVHYLGEFRERVIRLLTKAQVAEPAVYPEIVESLKDRRATKVVASGDINDHAVEKYRLLAGKMGKAFTVVHDPALQGNAGLVVVSNDAVDIEDIEVPDRKTRLAGLGIPFSLANAAGKKVCDKCYKKITGASPEEAVNYSVLTLTDRFWGDHCAACAKNH
- a CDS encoding acyl-CoA dehydratase activase, which encodes MYAGIDIGSRTIGFVVVSGGQVTYSSIADTGFEPLNTAKNLLTGKYNRIVATGYGRHAARSAFAHRVVTEIKAHAMGAVHIFPSARTILDIGGQDTKVILLNEHGAVIDFQMNDRCSAGTGKFLEVMAAALGYPGIEDFNAAALAGDNGIKISNMCTVFAESEAVSLLHRGIPREDIARALHASVVERTAGMLRRIGFNPPLVFTGGVANNGCIITLLEEKLGTEVLIPPDPQLVGALGAALAAQNDSAVG
- a CDS encoding double-cubane-cluster-containing anaerobic reductase, with the translated sequence MNNYQEMWRTLGLNMEAHDQLLQVLPPTYHDVYLTQANRPQGMEYFDFVVNEIHGLRIQELQEHKKAGGKVIGAFCVFVPEEIVRAAGGICIGLCSGVEIGTAETEKVLPRNICPLIKSFMGFKLGKVCPYFESCDIVVGETTCDGKKKAFEILNDYIPVHVMETPHMKKNRDRRLWLEEVRDFARVVEKATGHTITADNLAKAVQEVNNKRRALQRLAELRKQDPAPISGKDSLLIEQIAMYDDVARFTAKVNALCDELEEKIKAGQGVFPRKTPRVIVTGTPMAIPNWKVPHIIESSGAVIVAEELCTGLRYFENEVAEDGQTKDGLLENLAARYLGINCAVFTPNTGRMDRLLQLVEDYHADGVIHCALSFCDPYAVEANRVEKTLKQHNIPLLKIETGYDQEDSGQLKTRVEAFIEMLG
- the yedE gene encoding YedE family putative selenium transporter, translated to MNKQRLLIIAAGGVLGLLAVILVKMGNPANMGYCIACFLRDTTGGLGLHRAAPVQYIRPEIIGLVLGAFIASQATREFRAVGGSSSFTRFTLGFFAMMGMLVFLGCPVRAVLRLAGGDLNAGVGLAGLVAGVAVGVWFLKSGFTLGRAVPQPKSNGYLFSAFMAVLFILLLAKPAFLFFSEQGPGSMHAPVWIALVAGLAVGALAQRSRLCMVGGIRDFIILRDGHLLYGFITIFVVALAGNLAVGAFNIGFTGQPVAHTDGLWNFLGMALAGWAAVLLGGCPLRQLVAAAEGNTDCAVTIIGLMAGAAVSHNFGLAASPDGVPLAGQIAVILGLLVVFAIGMVNRPAVVTGGVSFGKGS
- a CDS encoding sulfurtransferase TusA family protein — encoded protein: MLALEREVDARGLLCPEPVLLTKRVLDNMNTGTVRVLVSNAAARENVSRLAENKGWRVDVSNQGDDILLTLTK